Proteins encoded together in one Verrucomicrobiia bacterium window:
- a CDS encoding glycoside hydrolase family 2 TIM barrel-domain containing protein, which yields MTDNNAIVQRLRIFIFLFTAALAVSTPAVFGQTYSPPSNPREDINLDAGWRFIRQDVAGAQTNGFDDSTWTLLNLPHTWNNLDGQDGGNNYYRGIGWYRLHYTVSTNEVGKRLFLKFDGANIVSVVYVNGNRLGDHGGGFAAFVFDATPYVNIGTDNVIAVQVNNTSTNGIAPLNADFTFFGGIYRDVHLLTTDPLQVSPLDYGSPGVYLTTTSVSSNSANLQVTAVVSNANPGAATVMVRTIVTDAATNIVTVLTNIVTLSASSVSNVVGSTVISNPHLWNGLSDPYLYQTFVEVYNGSNLTDLVSQPLGFRYFSVDPNNGFFLNGQHYDLHGVNMHQDWLNYGWALTNGQRDANFALLKEIGGTFLRMSHYEHNDYEYQLADQAGLCVWSEVPVIDFITASAAFYTNTLQQLREMIRQRYNHPSVICWSIYNEVTLQAGPSPITLINLESQLVGQEDPTRILTEAANTGDNDPTTTNTQVIAFNKYYGWYNGAATDFGGWADNFHATYPTRKMGITEYGAGASVWQHSEDPVSEPANAGPYHPEEYQNLLHEQTWAQMKARPFLWCKLVWNGFDFAADGRSEGDTAGRNDKGLITYDRQIRKDAFYFYKASWTTNAMVYIAGHTFTNRIANITAKAYSNCGSVQLFVNGVSQGTATSSSNTFLWPVTLQNGTNNVSAIGTVGSTTVTDSLVWVVAAAPPPPPGLLSQGKPVTASGFQAGNDPSHGNDGSLTTRWAAADGTYPQWWRVDLGSVQPITNAVINWFNSSTRAYKYKIEASNDDTNYTLLVANTNNTTFGDTTNTLSATTRYVRITVTGTTAAGGFASFYECQIYGPGPLPPSAPTSLVATAGDAVVNLMWVQSSTPGITTNKVYRSTTGSGGPYGLLASLAATTSYADTAVVDGSNYFYTVTAVGTNGESAMSGFAGATPLSAFQSWQTNYFGCLACPQAQPNADPLGKGMSNTNQFLLGLNPTNPASVFRILSVVLQSNDVVITWRTGGGSTNVVQVTGGDVGGNYATNFTDISGPITILGSGDATTNYFDSGAGTNSPDRYYRIRLGP from the coding sequence ATGACTGACAACAACGCCATTGTTCAACGGTTACGAATCTTCATATTCCTTTTTACGGCAGCACTTGCCGTTTCGACTCCGGCTGTTTTCGGTCAGACATATTCGCCGCCATCCAACCCACGCGAAGACATCAATCTCGATGCGGGTTGGCGATTCATCCGGCAGGACGTCGCCGGCGCACAAACGAACGGCTTCGACGATTCCACGTGGACGTTGCTGAATTTGCCGCACACGTGGAACAATCTCGATGGACAGGATGGAGGCAATAATTACTACCGCGGCATCGGCTGGTATCGCCTGCACTACACAGTCAGCACCAACGAAGTGGGAAAGCGCTTGTTCCTGAAATTCGACGGAGCGAACATCGTTTCGGTCGTCTACGTCAACGGCAATAGACTTGGCGACCATGGAGGGGGGTTCGCAGCTTTTGTTTTTGACGCCACGCCCTACGTCAATATCGGCACGGACAACGTCATCGCAGTCCAAGTCAATAACACCTCCACAAACGGCATAGCGCCCCTCAATGCGGATTTCACCTTCTTCGGGGGCATCTACCGCGACGTGCATTTGCTGACAACTGATCCGCTGCAGGTTTCTCCCCTGGATTATGGTTCGCCCGGAGTGTATCTAACGACCACCAGCGTCAGTTCGAACTCCGCGAACCTTCAGGTCACCGCCGTTGTTTCCAACGCCAATCCCGGCGCAGCGACCGTGATGGTTCGGACTATCGTCACTGACGCGGCGACTAATATCGTAACGGTGTTGACGAACATCGTGACACTTTCGGCCAGTTCGGTTTCCAACGTCGTCGGGAGCACGGTCATTTCCAACCCGCATCTCTGGAATGGCCTTTCCGATCCGTATCTCTATCAAACGTTCGTCGAGGTTTACAACGGATCGAACCTGACCGATCTCGTGAGCCAGCCGCTCGGGTTCCGCTATTTCAGCGTGGACCCGAATAACGGCTTTTTCCTCAACGGCCAGCACTATGACCTCCACGGCGTGAATATGCACCAGGACTGGCTCAACTATGGATGGGCGTTGACGAATGGCCAACGCGATGCAAATTTCGCGCTTCTCAAGGAAATCGGTGGCACCTTCCTGCGCATGAGCCATTACGAGCACAATGACTACGAATATCAACTGGCGGATCAAGCTGGCCTTTGCGTCTGGAGCGAAGTCCCGGTCATCGATTTCATTACCGCGTCTGCAGCGTTTTATACCAACACCTTACAGCAACTGCGGGAGATGATTCGGCAACGATACAACCATCCTTCGGTGATTTGCTGGAGTATCTATAATGAGGTAACGCTTCAAGCCGGCCCGTCACCGATCACTCTCATCAACCTGGAGAGCCAACTAGTGGGGCAGGAAGACCCGACGCGGATTTTGACCGAAGCCGCCAATACCGGGGATAATGATCCGACAACGACCAATACCCAGGTGATTGCCTTCAACAAATATTACGGCTGGTATAACGGCGCCGCGACCGACTTCGGGGGCTGGGCTGATAATTTCCACGCCACGTATCCAACCCGCAAGATGGGCATCACCGAGTACGGGGCCGGCGCGAGCGTCTGGCAGCACAGTGAAGACCCGGTCAGCGAACCGGCCAACGCTGGTCCGTACCATCCCGAGGAGTACCAGAATCTGCTGCATGAGCAGACCTGGGCGCAAATGAAAGCGCGGCCGTTTCTGTGGTGCAAATTGGTCTGGAACGGGTTCGATTTCGCCGCGGACGGCCGCAGCGAGGGCGACACCGCCGGCCGCAACGACAAGGGCCTCATCACCTACGACCGGCAGATTCGCAAGGATGCCTTTTACTTTTACAAGGCGAGCTGGACCACCAACGCGATGGTCTATATCGCCGGCCACACGTTCACGAATCGCATCGCCAACATCACGGCCAAAGCCTACTCCAATTGCGGTTCCGTACAACTTTTCGTGAATGGCGTGTCACAAGGAACGGCCACGAGCAGCAGCAATACGTTCCTCTGGCCGGTGACGTTGCAGAACGGCACCAATAACGTCAGCGCCATCGGTACCGTGGGCAGCACTACGGTGACCGATTCACTGGTATGGGTCGTGGCGGCGGCTCCGCCTCCTCCGCCTGGTCTGTTGTCCCAAGGCAAACCGGTGACCGCCAGCGGCTTCCAGGCCGGCAATGACCCGTCGCACGGCAATGATGGCAGCCTCACCACCCGATGGGCAGCTGCCGACGGGACTTATCCGCAATGGTGGAGGGTGGATCTGGGATCCGTTCAGCCCATTACCAACGCGGTCATCAATTGGTTCAACAGCAGTACTCGGGCTTACAAATACAAGATCGAGGCCAGTAATGACGATACGAACTACACCCTCCTCGTGGCCAACACGAATAATACGACGTTCGGGGATACGACCAACACCCTCTCCGCCACAACCCGGTATGTTCGGATCACGGTGACGGGCACCACCGCCGCCGGAGGATTCGCCAGTTTTTATGAATGCCAGATTTACGGCCCCGGGCCTCTGCCTCCGTCCGCCCCGACCAGCTTGGTGGCAACCGCAGGCGATGCGGTCGTGAACCTGATGTGGGTGCAGTCCAGCACCCCGGGCATCACGACGAACAAAGTCTATCGCTCAACGACAGGCAGCGGCGGGCCATACGGTTTGCTGGCGAGTCTGGCCGCCACTACGTCTTATGCGGACACGGCCGTAGTGGATGGCAGTAACTACTTCTATACCGTCACGGCCGTAGGCACCAATGGGGAGAGCGCGATGTCCGGCTTTGCAGGCGCCACTCCGTTGTCGGCGTTTCAGTCGTGGCAGACGAACTACTTCGGCTGTCTGGCCTGTCCGCAGGCTCAACCCAATGCGGATCCATTGGGGAAAGGGATGAGCAACACCAACCAGTTCCTGCTGGGCCTGAACCCCACGAATCCGGCTTCCGTGTTCCGTATTCTCAGCGTCGTGCTGCAAAGCAATGACGTAGTGATTACATGGAGGACGGGCGGTGGGTCTACCAATGTGGTGCAGGTTACGGGCGGCGACGTCGGCGGTAATTACGCCACCAACTTCACCGATATCAGTGGCCCAATCACCATCTTGGGCAGCGGAGACGCGACGACCAATTATTTCGATTCGGGTGCTGGCACTAACAGTCCGGACCGTTACTACCGCATCCGCCTCGGCCCGTAG
- a CDS encoding PEP-CTERM sorting domain-containing protein: MQVTRADVIYRETFSRTAGAANTNLAYVGWSGYWSTTAQSDASVSVNNFGDGSSVGKPSGGSITNVNAGPSDGNTNGFPFVSGFLAVSNNVLITTSEYAVNQSIWNIGSISFFSGNTSNNPNSFANPIPGWRIAIQMDGNWYASSTNLVQTNNIANAGAFATSGQQMIFNWTNAASAWLSLNFTAGSTLTLGSALGSDLPTDPITAFGLYSDPSVDTNGVGGIQTRRFDTYEIDGVAFVPEPSSVALVFIGLGALLGLHRSRKA, encoded by the coding sequence ATGCAAGTAACACGCGCGGACGTTATTTACCGCGAAACATTTAGCAGAACAGCGGGTGCCGCCAATACCAATCTCGCCTATGTCGGATGGTCGGGATATTGGTCAACAACTGCCCAGTCAGATGCCTCGGTCTCTGTGAACAATTTCGGTGATGGCAGCTCTGTGGGCAAACCCTCTGGCGGCAGCATCACCAATGTCAATGCCGGTCCCAGCGATGGAAACACCAATGGCTTCCCGTTCGTCAGCGGCTTCTTGGCGGTCAGCAACAACGTGCTTATCACCACGTCCGAGTATGCCGTGAATCAGAGCATTTGGAACATTGGGAGCATCTCCTTCTTCAGCGGTAATACCAGCAACAACCCGAACAGCTTCGCAAATCCAATTCCCGGGTGGCGCATTGCCATCCAGATGGATGGTAACTGGTATGCCTCGTCCACGAACCTGGTTCAGACTAACAACATTGCGAATGCCGGGGCTTTCGCCACCAGCGGGCAACAGATGATCTTTAACTGGACAAATGCCGCCAGCGCCTGGCTCTCGTTGAATTTCACCGCTGGTTCCACTTTGACGCTCGGCAGCGCTCTGGGATCAGACCTTCCCACGGACCCCATCACGGCATTCGGGCTGTATTCTGACCCTTCTGTCGACACCAACGGTGTCGGGGGAATTCAGACCCGCCGCTTTGATACGTACGAAATCGATGGTGTCGCCTTCGTTCCCGAACCAAGCAGCGTGGCGTTGGTATTCATCGGTCTGGGCGCGCTGTTGGGCCTGCACCGTTCTCGCAAAGCCTGA
- a CDS encoding LacI family DNA-binding transcriptional regulator, with product MAPSPSNARVTLSDIARQLNVSHTTVSRALRDDRQISKSLRQQVQRTAQEMGYRPDAMLSALAHYRRSNTASRITAEIAWINHWPDPKKLRRVGDYDLFWQGAAAEADRNGYRLEEFPLDEKMPPERLERILLARNVPGILIPPWWHGKYPDWGDFHWERFCVVCFGHTIHAPRVHLASSDQFFDSVLAYESIRKNGYQRIGMVTNATVGTRLRFLAGYLFAQSQDLASLRLPPLLFPVSSSQENQPKLVAWLKRTKPDAIFTDQAALRDMLVNAGYRVPQDIGLARTSVMAGGSDAGIYQNSNEIGRVAIQLLISLIHHNERGVPRLRRELMVEGEWADGSTLPPRHISP from the coding sequence ATGGCACCATCTCCCTCCAACGCCCGCGTCACGTTGTCGGATATCGCGCGCCAGCTCAACGTCAGCCATACGACGGTTTCCCGCGCATTGCGCGATGACCGGCAGATCTCCAAGTCTCTTCGCCAGCAGGTGCAACGGACAGCGCAGGAGATGGGTTACCGCCCGGATGCGATGCTCAGCGCGCTGGCGCATTATCGCCGCAGCAACACGGCATCGCGCATCACGGCCGAGATTGCCTGGATCAACCATTGGCCCGATCCGAAGAAACTTCGTCGCGTTGGGGACTACGATCTCTTTTGGCAAGGCGCGGCCGCCGAGGCCGATCGGAACGGCTACCGGTTGGAAGAATTTCCTCTGGACGAGAAGATGCCGCCCGAACGGCTGGAGAGAATCCTGTTGGCCCGCAACGTGCCCGGTATACTGATTCCGCCGTGGTGGCACGGAAAGTACCCGGACTGGGGCGATTTTCACTGGGAGAGATTTTGCGTGGTCTGCTTCGGCCACACCATTCACGCGCCACGCGTGCATCTGGCTTCCTCCGATCAGTTCTTCGATAGTGTTCTAGCCTACGAAAGCATTCGGAAGAATGGTTATCAACGCATTGGGATGGTGACGAACGCCACGGTCGGAACACGGCTGCGGTTTCTGGCCGGCTACTTGTTCGCACAGTCACAGGATCTCGCGAGCTTGCGACTTCCTCCGCTGCTGTTTCCCGTAAGTTCAAGCCAGGAGAACCAACCGAAATTAGTTGCCTGGCTAAAGCGAACCAAGCCGGATGCGATCTTCACCGATCAGGCAGCGTTGCGCGACATGCTCGTCAACGCCGGCTACCGTGTGCCACAAGACATCGGTCTGGCCAGGACCAGTGTGATGGCCGGCGGCAGCGACGCGGGCATTTATCAAAACTCCAATGAAATCGGCAGGGTCGCGATCCAACTGCTCATCTCACTGATCCACCACAACGAGCGTGGCGTCCCACGCTTGCGCCGCGAGCTTATGGTCGAGGGCGAATGGGCCGACGGTAGCACGCTGCCCCCGCGGCACATCAGCCCGTAG
- a CDS encoding sigma-70 family RNA polymerase sigma factor, producing the protein MKTTLEKELFSDVELVERSCGGDREAFGSIVERYQSLICALTYSACGNLQGSEDLAQVTFITAWCQLRNLQEPGKLKSWLCGIARNVANNSFRQDKRAPTVHAESLDSVAEISSGVPSPREQVISREEEAILWRSLGELPTAYREPLVLFYRQQQSVAEVAEALDLNEDAVKQRLSRGRAMLTEQVTAFVEGALRQTTPGSGFTAGVLAGLPAVATSTKIVTAGVAAAKGATMTKSAASLVSGGVWGLLGSFYFAIRANIENTKSPRERKYMVRSTWVSMVVLVVGIFIGLALRDTVRHMDQQTLDVTVAVLAFALAVYSIVAAEYKNRRRKQIQIEDGTWVAAEWMAEGKREGFSLKAGQGGSKANSYASLAFAIGIVVFVALAFSKAISGHWIRALLYLGICAVSLFRNIRAWKHQPRFDARFSTWARFAGMFGVFTLVFYNLSVFRGPPNVTTAGTIIGFNLGIVVAYGVLLWMLAWYHEKVDRLPTKP; encoded by the coding sequence ATGAAAACTACCCTTGAAAAGGAATTGTTCAGTGATGTGGAACTGGTCGAGCGCAGCTGCGGCGGTGATCGCGAGGCGTTCGGGTCGATTGTGGAGCGGTACCAGTCGCTCATCTGCGCGCTGACCTACAGCGCTTGCGGTAACCTGCAGGGCAGTGAAGACCTGGCACAGGTGACGTTCATCACGGCGTGGTGCCAACTGCGCAACCTGCAGGAACCCGGCAAGCTCAAGTCCTGGCTCTGCGGCATCGCACGGAATGTAGCAAATAATTCGTTTCGACAGGACAAGCGCGCACCGACGGTTCACGCTGAAAGTTTGGATTCAGTAGCCGAAATTTCCTCCGGCGTACCTTCGCCGCGCGAGCAGGTTATTAGCAGGGAAGAGGAAGCCATTTTGTGGCGGTCATTGGGTGAATTGCCGACGGCATACCGGGAACCGTTGGTGTTGTTCTACCGGCAGCAGCAATCCGTGGCGGAGGTCGCCGAGGCGCTGGACTTGAACGAAGACGCCGTGAAGCAACGGCTCTCGCGCGGACGTGCGATGTTGACGGAGCAGGTCACGGCATTTGTGGAAGGGGCTTTGCGGCAGACGACGCCGGGCAGTGGCTTTACGGCGGGTGTCCTCGCGGGGCTCCCGGCAGTCGCAACCTCGACGAAGATTGTTACGGCGGGTGTTGCCGCGGCGAAAGGCGCCACCATGACGAAGTCGGCGGCGAGTCTTGTGAGCGGTGGAGTGTGGGGTCTTCTCGGTAGTTTCTATTTTGCCATTCGCGCCAACATTGAAAATACCAAGTCTCCACGTGAACGGAAGTACATGGTGCGTTCGACCTGGGTTTCGATGGTGGTGTTGGTTGTCGGTATCTTCATAGGACTTGCGTTGCGCGACACGGTTCGGCACATGGATCAGCAGACCCTTGACGTGACCGTCGCGGTGTTGGCATTTGCACTGGCTGTCTACTCAATCGTGGCGGCGGAGTACAAAAATCGGCGGCGGAAACAGATCCAAATTGAGGATGGCACCTGGGTGGCGGCGGAATGGATGGCCGAGGGAAAACGAGAAGGGTTTTCGCTGAAGGCAGGGCAGGGCGGTTCCAAGGCAAATTCGTATGCGTCACTGGCCTTCGCGATCGGCATCGTCGTCTTCGTGGCGCTGGCGTTCTCGAAAGCTATCAGTGGGCACTGGATTCGGGCGTTACTGTATTTGGGCATTTGTGCGGTGTCTTTGTTTCGGAACATCCGTGCTTGGAAGCATCAACCACGTTTTGACGCACGCTTTAGTACGTGGGCGAGGTTTGCAGGCATGTTCGGGGTGTTCACGCTGGTGTTTTACAACCTCTCAGTTTTCCGGGGACCCCCGAATGTAACCACTGCAGGGACTATCATTGGTTTCAATCTGGGCATCGTGGTGGCTTATGGAGTGTTACTGTGGATGCTGGCTTGGTATCATGAGAAGGTTGATCGATTGCCGACGAAGCCGTGA
- a CDS encoding PEP-CTERM sorting domain-containing protein, translating into MMTTNRLLSWAICLSTALFITHAPVSDAQIVDGPPVSMANLTNGQTIVVGDKAFTDFTISGDYQANQVNVTPITENGDFGIRFSGPFVSSGTPMAMTLGYQVSVTNSLNLISAANLLFNGVVVGGAGTAQVTEQVFTNNTFYGQMSVFATQTSTVSSASLAIVPPQPLLTINKNVSLTATVPAFSSISTIDQTFTQVPEPSAMVLVAAGFSGLALLRRRRS; encoded by the coding sequence ATGATGACAACCAACCGATTACTTTCTTGGGCGATTTGTCTGTCAACCGCCCTTTTCATCACGCACGCACCGGTTTCTGACGCGCAAATCGTCGATGGGCCACCCGTCAGCATGGCGAACCTAACCAATGGGCAAACCATCGTCGTCGGTGACAAGGCGTTCACGGATTTCACGATCAGCGGAGATTACCAAGCGAACCAGGTGAACGTGACGCCGATCACGGAGAACGGCGACTTCGGCATTCGATTCAGCGGCCCCTTTGTATCGTCCGGCACCCCAATGGCCATGACCCTGGGGTATCAGGTAAGCGTGACGAATTCGCTGAACCTGATTTCCGCGGCGAATCTGCTGTTCAATGGAGTGGTGGTGGGCGGGGCGGGTACGGCGCAGGTCACCGAGCAGGTCTTCACCAACAATACGTTTTACGGGCAGATGAGCGTTTTCGCCACGCAGACATCCACCGTGTCGTCAGCGAGTTTGGCAATCGTCCCGCCGCAGCCGCTCCTGACCATCAACAAGAACGTGAGCCTGACCGCGACGGTGCCGGCCTTCTCGAGCATTTCGACAATCGACCAGACTTTCACGCAGGTTCCCGAGCCCAGCGCAATGGTCCTGGTGGCGGCGGGATTCAGCGGCCTGGCCTTGCTGCGACGCCGACGTTCGTGA
- a CDS encoding carbonic anhydrase codes for MTTKYSRLVGLGALIFLTAALYAGYAAGPATVTADEALARLKAGNERFVTGKVIHPNEGADRRAEVAKGQDPFAIIVGCSDSRVGPEVVFDQGLGDLFVIRTAGNVVDDVALGSIEYAADHLGVPLILVLGHTRCGAVSAAVAGGEAPGHVASVVKKIKPAVEETKGKPGDALDNAVRANVHHVVNQLRNTAPILSGLVKSGKLRVVGACYDLDTGRVALLE; via the coding sequence ATGACAACAAAATACAGCCGTCTCGTTGGTCTCGGCGCACTAATCTTTCTCACAGCGGCCCTCTACGCCGGCTACGCGGCTGGACCCGCTACCGTTACCGCCGACGAGGCCCTCGCGCGACTCAAGGCGGGCAACGAACGCTTTGTCACCGGCAAGGTCATCCATCCGAACGAGGGCGCTGATCGACGCGCCGAGGTCGCCAAGGGACAAGACCCGTTCGCCATTATCGTCGGCTGCTCGGACTCGCGGGTCGGACCCGAGGTCGTGTTCGATCAGGGTCTTGGCGATCTCTTCGTGATCCGCACGGCCGGCAACGTTGTCGATGACGTCGCCCTCGGAAGCATCGAATACGCCGCCGACCATCTTGGCGTGCCGCTAATTCTCGTGCTGGGACACACCCGCTGTGGAGCCGTGTCAGCTGCGGTCGCTGGCGGCGAGGCGCCGGGCCACGTCGCGTCCGTCGTCAAGAAGATCAAGCCCGCAGTGGAGGAAACCAAGGGAAAGCCCGGCGACGCCCTGGACAACGCCGTCCGCGCCAATGTGCACCATGTCGTCAATCAACTCCGCAACACCGCCCCGATTCTCTCCGGCCTGGTCAAGTCCGGCAAACTCCGCGTGGTCGGCGCGTGCTACGATCTCGACACCGGCCGCGTCGCGTTGCTGGAGTGA
- a CDS encoding BON domain-containing protein: MRTLYSMMLKTVAVIVLATSMSVQASEMDARIQSSAKKTYVFKTYLKGDDIKIESNDGVVTLTGTVAEDSHKSLAQNTVASLPGVKSVDNRLEVKGEHPTENSDTWVSMKVKGALLFHRNVSASQTEVSVADGIVTLRGEAATQAQKDLTTEYAKDVDGVKDVKNEMTVAKDSKKSGETMGKKIDDASITAQVKMALLSHRSTSALNTTVTTTDGVVTLGGKAKNSAEKDLVTKLVADINGVKNVVNNMSVE; the protein is encoded by the coding sequence ATGAGAACTCTGTATTCAATGATGCTGAAGACAGTTGCAGTCATTGTGTTGGCCACCTCCATGTCCGTGCAGGCGTCCGAGATGGATGCCCGTATCCAGTCATCCGCCAAGAAGACGTACGTGTTCAAGACGTACCTCAAGGGCGATGACATTAAGATCGAGTCCAACGACGGTGTCGTCACCTTGACGGGGACGGTCGCCGAGGACTCTCACAAATCACTGGCCCAGAATACCGTGGCAAGCCTGCCCGGCGTTAAGAGTGTGGATAATCGTCTCGAAGTCAAAGGCGAACATCCCACCGAGAACTCGGATACGTGGGTCAGCATGAAAGTGAAGGGCGCCCTGTTGTTTCATCGCAACGTCAGCGCCAGCCAGACTGAGGTTTCGGTCGCGGATGGCATTGTGACCCTGCGCGGCGAAGCCGCCACCCAGGCCCAAAAGGACCTGACCACCGAATATGCCAAGGACGTCGATGGCGTCAAAGACGTAAAGAACGAAATGACGGTGGCCAAGGACTCGAAGAAGTCCGGGGAAACAATGGGCAAGAAAATCGATGACGCGTCCATCACTGCCCAGGTCAAGATGGCTCTGCTGTCACATCGCTCGACCAGTGCGCTCAATACCACGGTCACAACGACCGACGGTGTGGTCACTTTGGGTGGCAAGGCGAAGAACTCCGCCGAGAAGGACCTGGTCACCAAGCTTGTGGCCGACATAAACGGCGTGAAGAATGTCGTCAACAACATGAGCGTCGAATAG
- a CDS encoding lmo0937 family membrane protein, with product MLYTIAVILIILWLLGLVSSYTMGGFINILLVIAIIMVLVRVIQGRRVL from the coding sequence ATGTTGTACACGATTGCCGTCATACTAATTATTCTGTGGCTGCTGGGACTGGTGAGCAGTTACACGATGGGCGGGTTTATTAATATCCTGCTGGTGATCGCCATTATTATGGTTCTGGTCAGGGTCATTCAGGGCCGCAGAGTCCTGTAA
- a CDS encoding DUF3185 domain-containing protein yields MMNTRMIAMILIAFGIVVLAYSGITYKTSGKPANVLGVEVQTTHTHYIPPVAGALALAGGIALLLGRSKTV; encoded by the coding sequence ATGATGAATACACGAATGATTGCCATGATACTGATCGCCTTCGGCATCGTGGTGCTCGCATACTCGGGCATCACGTACAAGACCAGTGGGAAGCCCGCCAATGTCCTCGGTGTGGAAGTGCAGACAACCCACACTCACTATATTCCCCCAGTGGCCGGGGCGCTGGCACTGGCCGGCGGAATCGCCCTGCTGCTCGGCAGATCCAAAACGGTCTGA
- a CDS encoding zinc ribbon domain-containing protein: protein MPDSGEQGKQCPDCGQTLRPDVGICRHCGYVFPSGKAARAGPLGLTRELAAQTATGDRVSTWVKLLWPIVAVVGVVVLTFTVFHGFQRTDTWEQAQRELRMPKSYDSDFEAFVVAAYRQDGMTAEVRASDGICLINVAQDMSGGIMNKLGAKLGALAIGATYAALRQKHGDDPVATVTIFTNGRRYASATCDGHQHPEFLK from the coding sequence ATGCCAGATTCAGGCGAGCAGGGAAAACAATGTCCTGATTGCGGCCAAACCCTCAGGCCCGATGTCGGTATCTGCCGGCACTGCGGATATGTCTTTCCCTCCGGCAAAGCTGCACGAGCCGGTCCGTTGGGACTGACTCGTGAGCTGGCCGCGCAAACGGCCACAGGGGACAGGGTTTCGACCTGGGTCAAACTGCTATGGCCCATCGTGGCCGTTGTTGGTGTGGTCGTCCTGACCTTCACTGTGTTTCATGGCTTCCAACGCACAGACACCTGGGAACAAGCGCAACGCGAACTGCGCATGCCAAAATCGTATGATTCGGATTTTGAAGCGTTTGTTGTCGCGGCGTATCGACAGGACGGTATGACTGCAGAAGTGCGCGCCAGCGACGGGATTTGCCTGATTAATGTCGCCCAGGACATGTCGGGCGGGATCATGAACAAGCTTGGTGCCAAGCTCGGTGCGCTCGCCATTGGTGCCACCTATGCAGCGCTGCGCCAGAAACACGGTGACGATCCGGTGGCCACCGTCACCATTTTCACCAACGGTCGTCGTTACGCCAGCGCGACCTGCGATGGGCATCAGCATCCGGAGTTCCTCAAGTAG